A region of Lycium barbarum isolate Lr01 chromosome 3, ASM1917538v2, whole genome shotgun sequence DNA encodes the following proteins:
- the LOC132634097 gene encoding peroxidase 5-like has translation MSARMLMSALILLVLCECLMLEAHLQVGFYENSCSMAEFIVKQEVTKAFFKDKGVTAGLVRMHFHDCFVRGCDGSVLIESTPSNKAEKDSPVNNPSLRGFEVIDSAKARLESVCQGVVSCADIIAFAARDSVEITRGFGYDVPAGRRDGRISLASETRSLPSPAFNVDQLTQNFKNKGLSQEEMVTLSGAHTIGRSHCVSFSTRLYNFSSTRSQDPNLDPAYAAQLKRQCPQGSTDSSLVVPMNPASPVVTDVSYYRDILANRGLFVSDQALLKNPKTATEVTRYVRSPFLWSSKFANAMVKMGQIGVLTGNAGEIRANCRFINS, from the exons ATGAGTGCAAGAATGTTGATGAGCGCACTAATATTGTTGGTTCTATGTGAGTGCCTGATGTTAGAAGCACATCTTCAAGTGGGATTTTATGAGAATTCATGTAGTATGGCTGAATTCATAGTGAAACAAGAGGTTACAAAGGCCTTCTTTAAAGATAAGGGAGTGACTGCTGGCCTTGTTCGCATGCATTTCCATGATTGCTTCGTTAGA GGGTGTGATGGATCAGTGTTGATCGAATCGACTCCATCAAACAAAGCAGAAAAGGACTCACCAGTAAATAATCCGAGCCTTCGAGGTTTTGAAGTCATTGACAGTGCAAAGGCGAGGTTGGAATCTGTTTGTCAAGGAGTTGTTTCGtgtgctgatataatcgcatttGCAGCTAGAGATAGTGTAGAGATA ACTAGAGGATTTGGCTATGACGTTCCAGCTGGTAGAAGAGATGGCAGAATCTCATTAGCTTCTGAGACAAGAAGTTTGCCGTCTCCTGCATTCAACGTTGACCAGCTAACCCAAAACTTCAAAAATAAGGGACTCAGCCAAGAAGAAATGGTTACTCTCTCTG GAGCACACACCATTGGTCGATCTCATTGCGTGTCCTTCAGTACCAGACTATACAACTTCAGCTCAACAAGAAGCCAGGATCCTAATCTTGATCCTGCCTATGCTGCTCAATTGAAGCGGCAATGTCCACAAGGCAGCACGGATTCAAGTTTGGTGGTGCCAATGAACCCTGCAAGCCCAGTTGTTACTGATGTAAGTTACTACAGGGATATTCTGGCCAACAGGGGCTTGTTTGTCTCCGATCAAGCTCTTCTCAAAAATCCAAAAACAGCTACCGAAGTAACGCGATATGTTAGGAGTCCATTCCTCTGGAGTAGTAAATTTGCTAATGCAATGGTGAAGATGGGCCAAATTGGTGTCTTGACAGGCAATGCTGGTGAAATCCGAGCCAACTGTAGATTCATTAATAGCTAA
- the LOC132632192 gene encoding nascent polypeptide-associated complex subunit alpha-like protein 2 — protein MPGPVIEELVAQKKLENDEPIVEDVKEEDDHDDDVDDSDDDDDDVAQGGNSKQSRSEKKSRKAMLKLGMKPVTGVSRVTIKRTKNVLFFISKPDVFKSPNSETYVIFGEAKIEDLSSQLQTQAAQQFRMPDMGSVMAKPDVSASTAAEADEEEEEVDETGVEPRDIDLVMTQAGVSRGKAVKALKTHHGDIVSAIMELTT, from the exons ATGCCAGGTCCAGTCATCGAAGAACTCGTAGCCCAGAAGAAACTTGAGAATGATGAGCCAATAGTCGAGGACGTCAAAGAAGAAGACGACCACGATGATGACGTCGACGATTCTGACGACGACGATGACGATGTCGCCCAAG GTGGTAATTCTAAGCAAAGCAGAAGTGAGAAGAAGAGTCGGAAAGCCATGTTGAAGCTTGGCATGAAACCTGTTACAGGGGTTAGCAGGGTCACTATTAAGAGGACCAAAAAT GTTCTATTTTTCATCTCAAAGCCAGATGTCTTCAAGAGCCCAAATTCTGAGACTTATGTCATATTTGGAGAGGCTAAGATAGAGGATTTGAGCTCACAGTTGCAGACACAGGCAGCTCAGCAGTTTAGGATGCCAGACATGGGATCTGTGATGGCCAAGCCAGATGTGTCTGCCTCTACTGCTGCTGAGGCagatgaggaagaagaagaggtcGATGAGACTGGTGTTGAACCACGGGACATTGATTTGGTCATGACACAAGCAGGAGTGTCCAGGGGCAAGGCCGTCAAGGCTCTGAAGACCCATCATGGTGACATAGTCAGTGCCATTATGGAGCTCAccacttaa
- the LOC132634096 gene encoding peroxidase 5-like, whose protein sequence is MLMRALILLVLCECMMLEAQLQVGFYENSCSKAEFIVKQEVTKAFFEDRGVAASLVRMHFHDCFVRGCDGSVLIDSTPSNTAEKDSPVNNPSLRGFEVIDSAKARLESVCPGVVSCADIVTFAARDSVELTRGFGYEVPAGRRDGRISLASETRSFPSPAFNVNQLTQNFKDMGLTQEEMVTLSGAHTIGRSHCVSFSNRLYNFNSTMSQDPSLDPAYAAQLKQLCPQGSKDANLVVPMNPASPAITDEGYYTDILANRGLFTSDQTLLTNPTTATQVAQNGRNSFLWKTKFAFAMVKMGQIGVLTDTAGEIRANCRVINS, encoded by the exons ATGTTAATGAGAGCACTAATATTGTTGGTTCTATGTGAGTGCATGATGTTAGAAGCACAGCTTCAAGTGGGATTTTATGAAAATTCATGTAGTAAGGCTGAGTTCATAGTGAAACAAGAGGTTACAAAGGCCTTCTTTGAAGATAGGGGAGTGGCTGCTAGCCTTGTTCGCATGCATTTCCATGATTGCTTCGTTAGG GGGTGTGATGGATCAGTCCTGATCGACTCGACTCCATCAAACACAGCAGAGAAGGACTCACCAGTAAATAATCCGAGCCTTCGAGGTTTTGAAGTAATTGACAGTGCAAAGGCGAGGTTGGAATCCGTTTGTCCTGGAGTTGTTTCGTGTGCTGACATAGTCACATTTGCAGCCAGGGATAGCGTAGAGTTA ACTAGAGGATTTGGCTATGAAGTTCCAGCTGGTAGAAGAGATGGCAGAATCTCATTAGCTTCCGAGACACGAAGTTTTCCGTCTCCTGCATTCAACGTTAACCAGCTCACCCAAAATTTCAAAGATATGGGACTCACTCAAGAAGAAATGGTTACTCTATCGG GAGCACACACCATTGGTCGATCTCACTGCGTGTCCTTCAGTAACAGATTATACAACTTCAACTCAACAATGAGCCAGGATCCTAGTCTTGATCCTGCCTATGCAGCCCAGTTGAAGCAGCTATGTCCACAAGGCAGCAAGGATGCAAATTTGGTGGTGCCAATGAACCCTGCAAGCCCAGCTATCACTGATGAAGGTTACTACACCGATATTCTGGCCAACAGGGGCTTGTTCACCTCCGATCAAACTCTACTCACTAATCCAACTACAGCTACCCAAGTAGCGCAAAATGGCAGGAATTCATTCCTCTGGAAAACTAAATTTGCTTTTGCAATGGTGAAGATGGGCCAGATTGGTGTCTTGACAGACACTGCTGGTGAGATCCGAGCTAACTGTAGAGTCATCAACAGCTAA